The Agarilytica rhodophyticola genome has a window encoding:
- a CDS encoding patatin-like phospholipase family protein, whose translation MTKTVHKPIGLALGGGGVKGLAHIALLKKLDDLNIKPVHIAGTSMGAILGALYAAGLSGLEIEERVRSHIISSKDGFKKAYAKRKQLVKWVKVFALEKSRGGLFTAEGLFEHLFTEILDLDFSDLKIPFSAIACDFHSGQEVVLSSGSVLNCVRASMAVPGVFAPVEINGKLLVDGGVINNVPCDRVTQEGRQVIASDVISLSQNQNPSSTQVMSGAMAIMLRAATGNKFSIAPPDFIFQPNTSEIDVFNFHKIRHILELGDKAIQAAAPKLEALIVR comes from the coding sequence TTGACAAAAACAGTTCACAAACCCATTGGTTTAGCACTAGGAGGGGGCGGAGTAAAAGGCCTAGCTCATATAGCCCTACTCAAAAAACTGGATGACCTCAATATAAAACCTGTGCATATTGCTGGTACAAGTATGGGAGCTATATTAGGTGCACTGTATGCAGCAGGATTATCTGGCTTAGAAATTGAGGAGCGAGTGCGCTCTCATATCATATCGTCTAAAGATGGTTTTAAAAAGGCGTATGCCAAGCGCAAGCAACTTGTGAAATGGGTGAAGGTATTTGCATTGGAAAAATCGCGAGGCGGTTTATTTACGGCAGAGGGTTTGTTTGAACATCTGTTCACTGAAATTCTAGACCTTGATTTCTCTGACTTAAAAATTCCGTTTTCTGCCATTGCATGTGATTTTCACAGTGGTCAAGAAGTAGTACTTTCTTCTGGCTCTGTACTAAATTGTGTTAGAGCAAGTATGGCCGTGCCTGGTGTCTTCGCGCCAGTAGAAATCAACGGCAAACTACTAGTAGATGGAGGCGTCATCAATAATGTGCCATGTGATAGAGTTACACAGGAAGGCAGACAAGTTATAGCCAGCGATGTCATAAGTTTATCTCAAAACCAAAACCCCAGCTCAACACAGGTTATGTCTGGCGCAATGGCAATTATGTTACGAGCTGCGACAGGGAATAAGTTTTCAATCGCCCCACCTGATTTTATTTTCCAGCCCAATACAAGTGAGATAGATGTATTTAACTTTCATAAAATCCGTCACATTTTAGAACTTGGGGATAAAGCAATTCAAGCAGCCGCTCCGAAACTGGAAGCACTTATTGTTAGATAA
- a CDS encoding alpha/beta hydrolase family protein: MPKRHKLTFEGQLGDELAGLLEIPDNEANAFVLMAHCFTCGKDIPAASRIARSLVASDYAVLRFDFTGLGGSDGDFSNTNFSSNVGDLIAAANFLRANYKAPSLLVGHSLGGTAVLAAAHHIAETKGVVTIGSPADPEHVAAQFMCDINLIEEQGEADVTLAGRTFTIKKQFLDDIRTSVDAEHIASLKRALLVFHSPSDKTVSIKEAEKIYTAARHPKSFVSLSGADHLLTSKQDAAYVANVIAAWATRYLGDIS; encoded by the coding sequence ATGCCAAAACGACATAAATTAACTTTTGAAGGGCAGCTGGGCGATGAGTTGGCCGGTTTGTTGGAAATACCCGACAATGAGGCAAATGCCTTTGTGTTAATGGCTCACTGTTTTACTTGTGGCAAGGATATTCCCGCAGCTTCACGGATTGCACGTTCCTTGGTGGCTAGTGATTATGCAGTTCTACGTTTTGATTTCACAGGTTTAGGAGGCAGTGATGGTGATTTCTCCAATACTAATTTTTCTTCAAATGTGGGTGACCTCATTGCTGCCGCAAACTTTTTGCGTGCTAATTATAAAGCGCCTAGTCTGTTAGTTGGTCACAGTTTAGGGGGCACAGCAGTGCTAGCTGCAGCCCATCATATAGCTGAAACAAAAGGTGTAGTAACAATAGGTTCTCCGGCAGATCCTGAGCATGTTGCGGCACAATTTATGTGCGATATTAATTTAATAGAAGAGCAGGGTGAAGCTGATGTCACCTTAGCTGGCAGAACTTTTACTATAAAAAAACAGTTTCTCGATGATATTCGAACTTCTGTTGATGCTGAACATATCGCTAGTTTGAAACGCGCATTATTAGTTTTTCACTCGCCTTCTGATAAAACTGTATCCATAAAAGAGGCGGAGAAAATCTATACAGCTGCAAGGCACCCTAAGAGCTTTGTTAGTCTCAGCGGTGCGGACCATCTATTAACGAGCAAGCAGGATGCGGCTTATGTTGCTAATGTTATTGCTGCTTGGGCAACACGTTACTTAGGAGATATTTCTTGA
- a CDS encoding esterase: MNKISFLQFGMLTLSTLFLVACHNYPVVDDSQESSVNTSTGVPARKAKPNQPLVEQKDLDKKPVVKGLPGIEKAEENKNLQVPLVDKKQGGAGQANLAITKKSVTKTDTVIQEREREKGKVTKKTIKVNPAASSAKQTLIDKKRETLDFSKDDVQPAKPKVSYENQKPKLYLRGGFNGWGVDNPFVHKNGDIYQVTALIAPGNHEFKLASNDWKKQWLVSNSNGSSIVLNRQYSLLNSNGDGSFLFVREGGRYLFTVDFSSADKAGLLISKIADLEKEVVQPHKDKTFVETKEITTWDNKVQQVIFSVDNINEKFRHYSHSTSQILRDPIVQHTNYSELKGYPRVRSGSLQFDALFALAMNEMRLNSVSDIRDSNYNSGKDIPCECFETGEKWNYVWTRDVSYASHLSLAMLDPGRARNSLEFKLSKYRDGVKKANHIPGSKEGLQIVQDTGSGGSWPISTDRVSWAFGANALLKYLPPEERDYFSHKAYQALLNTIEIDRIAAFDGRDGLYKGEQSFLDWREQSYPMWITDDIASIGSSKSLSTNVGHYSALMLASRLASEQNDHVSSIKYNDWALDLKSNINKYFWLAEQGIYSSMITGHFDGTALYKYDWLSISLAIISGIANNDRARKSLENYPHGPMGAPVIFPQQPDIPIYHNRAIWPFVTAYGLQAATLVKNSRVADQAYNTLIRSAALNLSNMENFEWLSGLPLLLDEVNPGLSGPVINSKRQLWSVAGYLNMVINSLFGVRTTNMGISFQPFITTFMRKEYFSESDTIKLHDLILNNKNINIEIKLPAISNNQGYYPIEHILLNGKTINGEVLWQELRKSNKVIVQLGAWIDDGQKITHVTGSPYETENSRLFAPREVTINAETINKQITNKKTSADHRVNFSIIDNKNKELVNYHMYRNGEKIGVVEQNNRLEADDLLHYDGSACYSVSTRFLASGTSSHHSIPVCLGYSEQIAINDPRVSLTQDKSSKINIDSSEKSIINDWGGANDTMEVSEININSGGEYGFQIKYRNHSNAINLGITNGVKSIRLLDQSNTVIASGVVQMPHSKVSDHAQFWAYSTPFIVTIPEGKYQLQLADFINMSYLESNIAYTDNGGKNGPINRFDLGAVKVTKISDRH, encoded by the coding sequence ATGAACAAGATAAGTTTCCTTCAATTTGGGATGTTAACACTATCAACGCTATTTTTAGTGGCCTGCCATAACTATCCCGTGGTAGATGATAGTCAGGAAAGCTCAGTAAATACTAGTACAGGGGTGCCGGCTCGTAAAGCTAAACCTAACCAACCTCTAGTTGAGCAAAAGGACTTAGATAAAAAACCTGTGGTGAAGGGTTTGCCAGGTATAGAAAAAGCCGAAGAAAATAAAAATTTACAAGTGCCTTTAGTGGATAAAAAGCAAGGCGGAGCAGGCCAAGCTAATCTTGCAATAACAAAAAAATCAGTTACTAAGACTGACACAGTTATTCAAGAACGTGAGAGAGAAAAAGGAAAAGTTACAAAGAAGACTATCAAAGTTAATCCTGCTGCATCTTCTGCTAAACAAACGCTCATTGATAAGAAAAGAGAAACTTTAGACTTTTCAAAAGATGATGTACAACCTGCTAAGCCTAAAGTTTCTTACGAAAACCAAAAGCCCAAATTGTACTTACGTGGTGGTTTTAATGGTTGGGGTGTAGATAATCCATTTGTTCATAAAAATGGCGATATATACCAAGTCACAGCCCTTATTGCGCCAGGAAATCATGAATTTAAGCTAGCTTCTAATGATTGGAAAAAACAGTGGTTGGTGTCGAATAGTAATGGCTCATCTATTGTACTCAATCGCCAATACTCACTCCTTAATAGCAATGGAGATGGAAGCTTCTTATTTGTACGTGAAGGTGGTCGTTACTTATTTACTGTTGATTTTTCTTCAGCCGATAAAGCAGGTCTATTAATATCTAAAATAGCAGACCTTGAAAAAGAAGTTGTTCAGCCGCACAAAGATAAGACTTTTGTTGAAACTAAAGAAATTACTACTTGGGATAATAAAGTACAACAGGTTATTTTTTCCGTTGATAATATCAATGAGAAATTTCGACACTACAGCCATAGTACGTCACAAATTTTACGAGACCCTATTGTTCAACATACTAATTATAGTGAGTTAAAAGGCTATCCTCGTGTACGTTCTGGTAGCCTTCAGTTTGATGCGCTCTTTGCTCTTGCTATGAATGAGATGCGCTTAAATAGCGTATCTGATATTCGCGATAGTAATTACAATAGTGGTAAAGATATACCATGTGAGTGTTTTGAAACAGGAGAAAAATGGAATTACGTTTGGACGAGAGATGTATCTTATGCGTCTCATTTAAGTTTAGCTATGCTTGACCCTGGGCGTGCACGTAATTCGCTAGAATTTAAATTGTCAAAGTATCGCGATGGTGTAAAAAAAGCGAATCATATACCTGGTTCAAAAGAGGGCTTGCAAATTGTGCAAGATACGGGTTCTGGAGGGAGCTGGCCGATAAGCACGGATCGTGTTAGCTGGGCTTTTGGTGCTAATGCATTATTGAAGTATCTACCGCCAGAGGAACGAGACTATTTCAGTCATAAGGCTTATCAAGCGCTTCTCAATACCATAGAGATTGATCGTATTGCTGCATTTGACGGGCGCGATGGATTATATAAAGGTGAACAGTCATTTTTAGATTGGCGTGAACAGAGCTACCCTATGTGGATTACTGATGATATTGCGAGCATTGGTTCCTCGAAATCATTATCGACCAACGTAGGTCATTATTCGGCGTTGATGCTAGCGTCAAGACTAGCCTCTGAACAGAATGATCATGTTAGTAGTATAAAATATAATGATTGGGCTCTGGACTTAAAGAGTAATATCAATAAGTATTTTTGGCTTGCAGAGCAGGGTATTTACAGTAGTATGATAACGGGTCATTTTGATGGTACGGCGCTATATAAATATGATTGGTTGAGTATCTCTCTTGCGATTATTTCTGGTATTGCGAATAATGATCGTGCCCGTAAATCCTTAGAAAATTATCCTCATGGCCCTATGGGGGCTCCAGTTATTTTTCCACAGCAACCAGACATACCAATTTATCACAATCGAGCTATATGGCCTTTTGTTACTGCTTATGGTTTGCAAGCTGCTACCTTAGTAAAAAACAGTCGTGTTGCTGACCAAGCATATAATACGCTTATTCGAAGTGCAGCATTAAACCTTTCGAATATGGAAAATTTTGAATGGTTATCAGGCTTGCCACTATTATTAGATGAAGTTAATCCAGGATTATCAGGCCCAGTTATTAATTCAAAACGCCAGCTATGGTCTGTAGCAGGTTATTTAAATATGGTGATAAACTCATTATTTGGCGTTAGAACAACAAATATGGGTATTAGTTTTCAACCATTTATTACTACGTTTATGCGAAAAGAATATTTTTCTGAAAGCGATACTATTAAATTACATGATTTAATCTTAAATAATAAGAATATTAATATAGAAATAAAACTTCCAGCTATTTCAAATAACCAAGGCTATTATCCCATTGAACACATATTGTTAAATGGCAAGACAATTAATGGTGAGGTATTGTGGCAGGAATTGCGAAAATCTAATAAAGTAATTGTACAATTAGGTGCATGGATTGACGATGGGCAAAAAATAACTCATGTGACTGGAAGCCCTTACGAGACCGAAAATTCCAGATTGTTTGCACCAAGGGAAGTAACTATAAATGCAGAAACTATAAATAAACAAATTACAAATAAAAAAACATCGGCTGATCATCGTGTAAATTTTTCCATCATAGATAACAAAAATAAAGAACTTGTCAATTATCATATGTATCGTAATGGTGAGAAAATCGGTGTCGTTGAACAAAATAATCGGTTAGAAGCTGATGATCTATTGCATTATGATGGTTCTGCTTGTTATAGCGTTAGTACACGTTTTCTCGCGTCTGGAACAAGCTCACATCACAGTATTCCGGTTTGTTTGGGTTATTCAGAGCAGATAGCTATTAATGACCCACGGGTTAGCTTAACACAAGATAAGTCATCCAAGATCAATATTGATAGTTCTGAGAAAAGCATAATAAATGACTGGGGAGGTGCAAATGATACTATGGAAGTTAGCGAAATAAATATTAACTCTGGCGGTGAATATGGCTTTCAAATTAAATATCGCAATCATTCCAACGCAATAAACCTAGGCATTACTAATGGTGTTAAGTCAATCAGATTGTTGGATCAGAGCAATACAGTAATTGCTTCAGGGGTTGTGCAAATGCCACATAGTAAAGTATCCGATCATGCACAGTTTTGGGCATATTCAACACCTTTTATCGTGACTATTCCTGAAGGTAAATACCAATTACAATTAGCCGATTTCATAAATATGAGTTATCTAGAATCTAATATTGCGTATACTGACAACGGTGGTAAGAACGGGCCTATTAATCGCTTTGATCTAGGCGCTGTGAAAGTGACAAAAATATCCGATAGACATTGA
- a CDS encoding tautomerase family protein — translation MIVIYGIKEKLDPIKAALSDTIHACMMSVLGMPESKRAHRFIGVEKDNFYYPSDRSDAYTVIEINMMMGREKDTQKKLIKTLFTRIESDVGISPVDIEITIKEQPAHCWGFRGITGDEAKLNYEVKV, via the coding sequence TTGATAGTCATATACGGAATCAAAGAAAAGCTCGATCCAATTAAAGCTGCTCTTTCAGATACGATACATGCTTGTATGATGTCTGTACTCGGTATGCCAGAAAGTAAGCGGGCCCATCGTTTCATTGGTGTTGAGAAGGATAATTTTTATTATCCCAGCGACCGCAGCGATGCTTATACCGTAATCGAGATTAATATGATGATGGGACGGGAAAAGGATACGCAGAAAAAATTAATTAAAACCCTTTTTACTCGTATTGAAAGTGATGTCGGCATTTCTCCTGTAGATATCGAAATTACTATTAAGGAGCAGCCTGCACACTGTTGGGGTTTTCGTGGTATTACCGGAGATGAAGCTAAACTTAACTACGAGGTAAAAGTGTAA
- a CDS encoding carbohydrate-binding protein, with amino-acid sequence MPIKKLAALCTLVMLSNTSLARDIYVAKNGNDNSSGTLNSPYLTLKKAAAVARAGDVVNIRAGTYEEILKPTNSGASGRPIIFQSYRNEKVVVSAMQALSNWTIDSGSIYMTQVDWDMGQDNFVMQNNVAMDLARWPNNTDGDPFTQNTVRNTGGSGSSVSNNAYLDYGPGIPNIDWSKGGSIHFYGDKPGSGWIAWRSFINWNNRNRLSFHLNKNPDWIRTFHAPADRGDFFLQGVKGALDYQNEWYFDRSTKTLYVQLPNGAAPKNGQVKMRRRNVTIDLHNRNHIQIKNLAVFGGAINVTGSASNNLLSGVSSFYGSYSLGVVSGFLAGSQSVKMEGSNNTIEKSEIAFGSGSGVFDSGNGNKILNSYIHDFNFIGSYDAALMVRGGKNTLVKGNNISRAGRDTIQAFNNGSEFSYNDVSFSNLIVDDCALFYTVGGPHNIEIHHNWFHDAYSSGSKTKAAGIYLDNDAEAFKVHHNVVWNTEWSNIQINWDGKDIDIFNNTLVDGSQAMGAWHKAGTSFTNVKVWNNLSDNNKWEPQSNKQNNLTYSTNPFVNKAAGNFRLKANSRPIDYGRTISGITNGHSGSRPDAGAYEYGGNNWVAGINWDPKKGAAGRCYNLPGESCSGGSNGGGNNGGTRTSIPGKIQAENYSNYYDTTNGNAGGQYRNDNVDIQTTTDNGGGYNVGWTAANEWLEFPINVSQSGVYRADLRVASAPGNGMFTIEIDGVAKGNALSVASTGGWQSWTTLSTSLGQLSAGNHTLRVQMQAGNFNLNWIELVRTGSGLGLDQCNTTQQCKNIFGNRATDCKNSWSDRSVCMCGTSRCDTQ; translated from the coding sequence ATGCCTATTAAAAAGTTAGCTGCATTATGCACGCTAGTGATGCTATCTAACACATCCCTAGCTCGGGATATTTATGTAGCTAAAAATGGTAACGATAATTCTTCTGGTACATTGAACAGCCCCTATTTAACTTTGAAGAAAGCTGCTGCAGTAGCTAGAGCTGGCGATGTGGTAAATATTCGCGCAGGAACATATGAGGAAATTCTTAAACCTACTAATTCAGGGGCAAGTGGTAGACCAATTATTTTTCAGTCCTACAGAAATGAAAAAGTCGTTGTCAGTGCAATGCAGGCGCTTAGCAATTGGACAATAGACTCAGGCTCTATTTACATGACTCAAGTAGATTGGGACATGGGACAAGATAACTTTGTGATGCAAAACAATGTTGCAATGGATCTCGCACGTTGGCCAAACAATACCGATGGCGATCCCTTTACACAAAATACTGTACGTAATACTGGTGGTAGCGGTTCGTCTGTTTCTAACAATGCATATTTAGATTACGGCCCAGGTATCCCTAACATTGATTGGTCAAAGGGAGGCTCAATACATTTTTATGGTGATAAACCAGGATCAGGCTGGATTGCTTGGCGTTCGTTTATTAATTGGAACAATAGAAACCGTTTGAGTTTTCATTTGAATAAAAACCCCGATTGGATACGTACATTCCATGCGCCTGCCGATAGAGGTGATTTTTTCTTACAAGGTGTCAAGGGTGCTCTGGACTATCAAAATGAATGGTATTTTGATAGATCGACAAAAACTCTCTATGTTCAATTACCCAATGGTGCCGCGCCTAAAAATGGTCAGGTAAAAATGCGACGACGCAATGTAACCATAGACTTGCATAATCGCAATCACATACAAATCAAAAACCTTGCGGTTTTCGGCGGAGCAATAAATGTTACTGGATCAGCATCAAATAATTTACTAAGTGGCGTCTCCAGTTTTTATGGTAGCTATTCTTTAGGTGTCGTTTCTGGATTTTTGGCCGGTAGTCAAAGCGTTAAAATGGAAGGCTCTAATAATACTATTGAAAAATCCGAAATAGCCTTTGGCTCTGGCAGCGGCGTTTTCGATAGTGGTAATGGAAATAAAATATTGAATTCTTACATTCATGACTTTAATTTTATCGGCAGTTATGATGCTGCGCTCATGGTTCGGGGTGGAAAGAATACACTAGTAAAAGGCAATAATATTTCCCGCGCAGGGCGAGATACTATTCAAGCATTTAACAACGGCAGTGAATTTTCATACAACGATGTATCCTTTAGTAACTTAATTGTTGATGATTGCGCATTATTTTATACAGTAGGTGGCCCACATAATATTGAGATCCACCACAACTGGTTCCATGATGCATACTCAAGTGGCAGTAAAACAAAAGCAGCCGGAATCTATCTCGATAACGATGCCGAAGCCTTTAAGGTACACCATAATGTTGTTTGGAATACCGAATGGAGTAATATCCAAATTAACTGGGATGGCAAAGACATTGATATCTTTAACAATACTTTGGTAGATGGCTCACAGGCAATGGGAGCTTGGCATAAAGCGGGAACATCATTTACTAATGTAAAAGTATGGAATAATTTGTCTGACAATAATAAATGGGAACCTCAGTCTAACAAACAAAATAATTTAACATACAGTACTAATCCTTTTGTTAATAAAGCGGCAGGGAATTTTCGTCTGAAGGCGAATTCACGACCCATTGACTATGGACGTACAATTTCAGGGATAACAAATGGCCATTCCGGTTCAAGACCCGATGCTGGAGCCTATGAGTATGGTGGCAATAATTGGGTAGCCGGGATTAACTGGGATCCAAAGAAAGGCGCAGCAGGACGTTGCTATAACTTACCAGGGGAAAGCTGTTCAGGCGGCAGTAATGGTGGTGGTAACAACGGCGGCACAAGAACGTCTATCCCAGGAAAAATTCAAGCCGAGAATTACAGTAATTACTATGATACGACTAACGGTAATGCAGGCGGACAATATCGTAACGATAACGTCGATATCCAAACAACAACAGATAACGGCGGTGGCTACAACGTTGGTTGGACAGCTGCTAATGAGTGGCTAGAATTTCCTATCAATGTTTCGCAGTCCGGTGTCTATCGAGCAGATCTACGTGTTGCCTCAGCTCCTGGTAACGGTATGTTCACTATTGAAATCGATGGTGTAGCCAAGGGTAATGCCCTAAGCGTTGCTAGCACAGGTGGATGGCAATCATGGACAACATTATCGACCTCCTTAGGTCAGCTAAGTGCTGGAAATCATACACTACGTGTGCAAATGCAAGCCGGCAACTTCAATCTTAATTGGATAGAGCTGGTACGTACTGGTAGTGGTCTCGGTCTAGATCAATGTAATACAACACAGCAGTGTAAAAACATATTCGGCAATCGAGCCACTGACTGCAAAAACAGTTGGAGTGACAGGAGCGTGTGTATGTGTGGCACATCTCGCTGCGATACACAGTAA
- a CDS encoding MBL fold metallo-hydrolase, whose amino-acid sequence MNKYYLFILVLTFGGCYHAESNNVVKSSLPSATLNTVLNTKKWNHGAADCSNDTNPAFEIFRYDDISYILRQNKCLTFEAPFIYLLFGADKTLLLDTGAIKDETKAPLFSLVTSLVEELVNNGKLTSNEILVIHSHSHNDHKAGDVQFSKREHVTLVAANNQAVVNYFGFEKWPQGQSYIDLGNRKITVIPTPGHQEEAISLYDEHTKWLLTGDTLYPGYIYIKNWKDYRASINRLSEFSKTHEVSYILGSHIEMKTKAGEYYPIGTTFQPDEAPLALPPYSLTVLNTALQEANKPKKIILDNFIIAPLSTFQKVIGSILKWFSSE is encoded by the coding sequence ATGAATAAATACTACTTATTTATATTAGTACTTACCTTCGGAGGTTGCTACCACGCGGAATCTAATAACGTTGTCAAATCTAGCCTCCCTAGTGCAACGCTAAATACTGTCTTAAATACTAAGAAGTGGAATCATGGCGCGGCCGATTGTTCTAATGATACTAATCCTGCCTTTGAAATTTTCCGCTATGATGATATCAGTTATATATTACGACAAAATAAGTGTCTCACCTTCGAAGCTCCATTCATATACCTTTTATTCGGGGCTGATAAAACGCTCCTACTTGATACTGGGGCAATTAAAGATGAAACAAAAGCTCCTTTGTTCTCATTAGTTACATCCCTGGTCGAGGAATTAGTTAACAATGGTAAATTAACAAGTAATGAAATATTGGTCATTCACTCTCACAGCCACAATGATCATAAGGCTGGTGATGTTCAATTTTCAAAGCGAGAGCATGTTACTTTAGTTGCGGCTAATAACCAAGCTGTGGTTAATTATTTCGGTTTCGAGAAATGGCCTCAAGGTCAATCTTATATTGATTTAGGCAACCGAAAGATAACTGTTATTCCGACACCAGGGCACCAAGAAGAAGCTATTAGCCTTTACGATGAACATACCAAATGGCTGCTTACTGGTGATACTTTATATCCAGGCTATATCTATATAAAAAACTGGAAAGATTATCGCGCAAGTATTAATCGTTTATCTGAGTTTTCAAAAACACACGAAGTGAGTTATATCTTAGGATCCCACATAGAAATGAAGACAAAAGCTGGCGAATATTATCCAATAGGCACTACTTTTCAGCCTGACGAGGCTCCACTAGCATTGCCCCCTTATAGCTTAACTGTACTAAATACTGCTTTACAAGAAGCTAATAAACCCAAAAAAATAATATTGGACAATTTTATTATCGCACCATTAAGTACTTTTCAGAAAGTTATAGGCAGCATACTAAAATGGTTTTCGAGTGAGTAA
- the upp gene encoding uracil phosphoribosyltransferase, translating into MTKLVNVVKHPLVQHKLSIMREKQTKSPLFRSLLNDVSKLLAYEVTHNMPLTHKEIETPLTSTSAPYLECQEICLVSILRAGNGLLSGMLELIPEARVGHVGLYRDPTTHEAVEYYFKMPPQIEECDTIVVDPMLATGHSAVAAMDRIKSINPKSLKFVCLLAAPEGIDYFHEHHPDIPIYTAAVDECLNERKYIIPGLGDAGDRMYGTQ; encoded by the coding sequence ATGACAAAGCTCGTAAATGTGGTTAAACACCCTTTAGTACAACATAAGCTCTCCATCATGAGAGAAAAACAAACCAAATCACCATTGTTTAGGTCATTATTAAATGACGTAAGTAAGTTGCTCGCCTATGAAGTCACTCATAATATGCCACTTACTCATAAGGAAATAGAAACCCCTCTTACCAGCACTTCAGCACCGTATCTTGAATGCCAAGAAATTTGTTTAGTATCTATATTACGCGCGGGTAATGGCCTACTGTCTGGAATGCTTGAATTAATTCCAGAAGCCAGGGTTGGCCATGTCGGCTTATACCGAGACCCCACAACACACGAAGCTGTGGAATACTACTTTAAAATGCCTCCACAAATAGAGGAATGCGATACGATTGTAGTAGATCCTATGCTCGCTACAGGCCACAGTGCAGTTGCTGCTATGGATCGTATAAAATCCATTAACCCAAAATCATTAAAGTTCGTTTGCCTACTAGCAGCGCCGGAGGGTATCGACTATTTTCATGAACATCATCCAGATATACCAATATACACAGCAGCAGTAGACGAGTGCCTTAATGAACGAAAATATATTATCCCAGGGTTAGGAGACGCTGGTGATAGAATGTATGGAACCCAGTAA
- a CDS encoding SDR family oxidoreductase, whose amino-acid sequence MDYMTLNVVITGANRGIGLALTELYCARGYHVFAICRKTSYALNQTPAEVIENIDVQEEACLTLLTEKLQDIQVDLLINNAGIFTYDSLDSLSFDDVEQQLSVNTIGPLRVTLALLKNLRDGAKVGLITSRMGSISDNNSGGYYGYRMSKAALNAMGKSLAVDLKIRKIAVAILHPGFVQTEMVSHQGDISANTAAQRLSRRIDELTLHNSGSFWHSNGDLLTW is encoded by the coding sequence ATTGATTATATGACATTAAATGTAGTAATTACTGGAGCTAATCGAGGCATAGGCTTGGCTTTGACAGAACTCTATTGTGCTCGAGGCTATCATGTATTCGCCATATGCAGAAAAACATCATATGCATTAAATCAGACGCCAGCTGAAGTGATTGAAAATATTGATGTACAAGAAGAAGCCTGCCTCACATTGTTGACTGAAAAGCTACAAGATATACAGGTTGACCTATTGATCAATAATGCGGGCATTTTCACTTATGACAGTTTAGACAGCTTAAGCTTTGATGATGTGGAGCAGCAACTAAGTGTGAATACGATTGGGCCTTTGAGGGTAACTCTGGCTTTGTTAAAGAATCTTCGTGATGGAGCTAAAGTTGGGTTAATTACCAGCCGTATGGGATCGATTAGCGATAACAACTCTGGAGGTTATTATGGTTATCGGATGTCGAAAGCAGCGTTAAACGCAATGGGCAAGTCATTAGCCGTTGATCTAAAAATACGTAAAATTGCTGTGGCCATTTTACACCCGGGGTTTGTGCAAACAGAAATGGTGAGTCATCAAGGTGATATATCTGCCAACACTGCGGCGCAGAGACTGAGTCGACGTATTGATGAATTAACTTTGCACAATAGTGGCAGCTTTTGGCATTCAAATGGTGATCTTTTAACATGGTAA
- a CDS encoding DUF1688 family protein gives MMTRKSLNIRAEQLPLAKILQSGTWLAGRNLAKLKRADGGPPLSIQSDGTIF, from the coding sequence ATGATGACGCGAAAAAGTTTAAATATAAGAGCAGAACAACTACCATTAGCTAAAATTTTACAAAGTGGCACTTGGTTAGCTGGCCGTAACCTTGCAAAGCTAAAACGCGCTGATGGTGGCCCTCCACTATCGATTCAAAGTGACGGAACTATATTTTAG